Proteins from a single region of Bombus huntii isolate Logan2020A chromosome 2, iyBomHunt1.1, whole genome shotgun sequence:
- the LOC126878353 gene encoding phospholipase DDHD1-like isoform X1: protein MSDKIEIDPFSETPLESQNCEEIPETTRELNSKDNSQNIINELTYAEPLTAEQIRWFYRDGVDKRWVEFCGYDSLRIEYAWQNYQNFLSKSNNITNNPPAVEKIVVRGGMYDVELDKMKCVSIYCTGEEWEIMRGTWYYDGSWLPLEAEQAKIIEEVHLNLFQKQNSGQSTSTYDTPSHSYEVLHTEHFSEFHVDWHSINDVVLYSEYRHKKLMRSVTSKLGFAKTTGYQLRRGYKIAAVKEDKPHDIDHIIFVVHGIGQKGDTGKIIRNTTLFRDCVDWLKQKYFPNSNYRIEFFPVEWRSSLKLDGGIVEAITPFSVVSIRHLLNTSAMDILYYTSPLYGGEVRAGLQKELNRLYFMFTSRHPGWKGKVSILAHSLGCVIVYDIVTGWMAPDTRPPSPETQEVLKQRLQFPIENLFCLGSPLSVFLVLRTPSPSNKTDVMPQGLCKRFYNIFHWSDPVAYRMEPLLERGYSKIEPVLIPPYGGVDGQQTEQSPPTMSNADQNCSLIADNDEKEENSVDMSNRAPDKGWSLWGLVRAGWNVKKDVSAPIQPGQELTERLDYVLRASLGRNYFYTLAAHTTYWSNYDVAYFVLTRLFPTLET, encoded by the exons ATGTCTGACAAGATTGAAATTGATCCTTTTAGTGAAACACCTCTGGAATCTCAAAATTGCGAAG AAATTCCAGAAACTACCAGAGAATTAAATTCAAAGGATAACtcacaaaatataataaatgaattaacaTATGCAGAACCTTTAACTGCAGAACAAATACGATGGTTTTATAGAGATGGTGTAGATAAAAGATGGGTAGAATTCTGTGGATATGATAGCTTAAGAATTGAATATGCTTGgcaaaattatcaaaatttccttagtaaaagtaataatataacCAACAATCCACCTGCTGTTGAAAAAATTGTAGTTAGAGGAGGAATGTACGATGTGGAACtagataaaatgaaatgtgTTTCAATATATTGTACAg GTGAAGAATGGGAAATTATGAGAGGGACTTGGTATTATGATGGTAGTTGGTTACCTTTAGAGGCAGAACAAGctaaaattatagaagaagTTCATCTTAATCTTTTTCAAAAGCAAAATTCTGGTCAATCCACTTCAACATATGATACACCTTCTCACTCTTACGAAG TATTACACACGGAACATTTTTCTGAATTTCATGTTGACTGGCATAGTATAAATGATGTAGTATTATATAGCGAATATAGGCATAAAAAATTAATGCGTAGTGTTACATCAAAATTAGGTTTTGCAAAAA CAACAGGTTATCAACTAAGAAGAGGATATAAAATTGCAGCTGTAAAGGAAGATAAACCTCATGATATTGATCATATAATTTTTGTAGTTCATGGAATTGGTCAAAAAGGAGATACTGGAAAAATTATTCGTAATACAACATT GTTTAGAGACTGTGTAGATTggttgaaacaaaaatattttcctaaCTCTAACTatagaatagaatttttccCTGTGGAATGGCGTTCATCGTTAAAGCTTGATGGAG gtATAGTAGAGGCTATCACCCCCTTTAGTGTGGTAAGCATACGGCACTTATTAAATACATCAGCAATGGATATTCTCTACTACACAAGTCCTCTTTATGGAGGGGAAGTAAGAGCTGGATtacaaaaagaattaaatagaTTATACTTTATGTTTACTAGTCGTCATCCTGGTTGGAAAGGGAAAGTTTCAATTTTAGCACATTCTTTAGGATGTGTAATTGTTTATGACATTGTCACAGGCTGGATGGCTCCAGATACAAGACCTCCATCTCCAGAAACGCAAGAAGTTTTAAAACAACGATTACAATTCCCC attgaaaatttattttgtttggGTTCCCCATTATCAGTATTTCTTGTATTACGCACACCCTCTCCATCCAACAAAACAGATGTGATGCCTCAAGGTTTATGCAAAAgattttacaatatatttcactGGTCTGATCCTGTAGCTTATAGAATGGAGCCACTTTTAGAAAGGGGATATAGCAAAATTGAACCTGTTCTAATTCCGCCATATGGAGGAGTTGATGGTCAACAAACAGAGCAGTCACCACCAACAATGAGTAACGCTGACCAAAATTGTTCTCTTATAG caGATAAtgatgaaaaagaagaaaattcagTAGATATGTCTAATCGTGCACCAGACAAAGGTTGGAGTCTTTGGGGCTTAGTCCGTGCTGGTTGGAATGTTAAAAAAGATGTTTCTGCACCTATCCAACCAGGTCAAg AATTAACAGAACGATTGGATTATGTACTTCGAGCAAGTTTAGGGAGGAATTATTTTTACACATTAGCAGCACATACAACATATTGGAGTAACTACGATGTAGCTTATTTTGTGCTAACAAGACTTTTTCCAACATTAGAAACATGA
- the LOC126878384 gene encoding enhancer of rudimentary homolog isoform X1, with product MCIYVFLHWDTKNSHTILLVQPGNRPETRTYSDYESVNECMEGVCKIYEEHLKRRNPNTPTITYDISQLFDFVDQLTDLSCLVYQKSTNTYAPYNKDWIKEKIYVLLRRAAGHGK from the exons atgtgtatCTATGTCTTTTTACACTGGGACACAAagaat TCTCACACAATATTGCTTGTACAACCAGGTAATAGACCTGAAACAAGAACATACTCTGATTACGAAAGTGTTAATGAATGTATGGAAG GTGTATGCAAGATTTATGAAGAACATTTAAAAAGGCGAAATCCAAATACGCCAACAATAACGTACGATATCAGtcaattatttgattttgttGATCAACTTACAGATTTATCATGTCTTGTTTATCAAAAATCCACAAACACATACGCCCCATATAATAAGGATTGGATTAAAGAAAAGATATATGTTTTACTACGTCGAGCTGCAGGACAtgggaaataa
- the LOC126878353 gene encoding phospholipase DDHD1-like isoform X2, producing MSDKIEIDPFSETPLESQNCEEIPETTRELNSKDNSQNIINELTYAEPLTAEQIRWFYRDGVDKRWVEFCGYDSLRIEYAWQNYQNFLSKSNNITNNPPAVEKIVVRGGMYDVELDKMKCVSIYCTGEEWEIMRGTWYYDGSWLPLEAEQAKIIEEVHLNLFQKQNSGQSTSTYDTPSHSYEVLHTEHFSEFHVDWHSINDVVLYSEYRHKKLMRSVTSKLGFAKTTGYQLRRGYKIAAVKEDKPHDIDHIIFVVHGIGQKGDTGKIIRNTTLFRDCVDWLKQKYFPNSNYRIEFFPVEWRSSLKLDGGIVEAITPFSVVSIRHLLNTSAMDILYYTSPLYGGEVRAGLQKELNRLYFMFTSRHPGWKGKVSILAHSLGCVIVYDIVTGWMAPDTRPPSPETQEVLKQRLQFPIENLFCLGSPLSVFLVLRTPSPSNKTDVMPQGLCKRFYNIFHWSDPVAYRMEPLLERGYSKIEPVLIPPYGGVDGQQTEQSPPTMSNADQNCSLIDNDEKEENSVDMSNRAPDKGWSLWGLVRAGWNVKKDVSAPIQPGQELTERLDYVLRASLGRNYFYTLAAHTTYWSNYDVAYFVLTRLFPTLET from the exons ATGTCTGACAAGATTGAAATTGATCCTTTTAGTGAAACACCTCTGGAATCTCAAAATTGCGAAG AAATTCCAGAAACTACCAGAGAATTAAATTCAAAGGATAACtcacaaaatataataaatgaattaacaTATGCAGAACCTTTAACTGCAGAACAAATACGATGGTTTTATAGAGATGGTGTAGATAAAAGATGGGTAGAATTCTGTGGATATGATAGCTTAAGAATTGAATATGCTTGgcaaaattatcaaaatttccttagtaaaagtaataatataacCAACAATCCACCTGCTGTTGAAAAAATTGTAGTTAGAGGAGGAATGTACGATGTGGAACtagataaaatgaaatgtgTTTCAATATATTGTACAg GTGAAGAATGGGAAATTATGAGAGGGACTTGGTATTATGATGGTAGTTGGTTACCTTTAGAGGCAGAACAAGctaaaattatagaagaagTTCATCTTAATCTTTTTCAAAAGCAAAATTCTGGTCAATCCACTTCAACATATGATACACCTTCTCACTCTTACGAAG TATTACACACGGAACATTTTTCTGAATTTCATGTTGACTGGCATAGTATAAATGATGTAGTATTATATAGCGAATATAGGCATAAAAAATTAATGCGTAGTGTTACATCAAAATTAGGTTTTGCAAAAA CAACAGGTTATCAACTAAGAAGAGGATATAAAATTGCAGCTGTAAAGGAAGATAAACCTCATGATATTGATCATATAATTTTTGTAGTTCATGGAATTGGTCAAAAAGGAGATACTGGAAAAATTATTCGTAATACAACATT GTTTAGAGACTGTGTAGATTggttgaaacaaaaatattttcctaaCTCTAACTatagaatagaatttttccCTGTGGAATGGCGTTCATCGTTAAAGCTTGATGGAG gtATAGTAGAGGCTATCACCCCCTTTAGTGTGGTAAGCATACGGCACTTATTAAATACATCAGCAATGGATATTCTCTACTACACAAGTCCTCTTTATGGAGGGGAAGTAAGAGCTGGATtacaaaaagaattaaatagaTTATACTTTATGTTTACTAGTCGTCATCCTGGTTGGAAAGGGAAAGTTTCAATTTTAGCACATTCTTTAGGATGTGTAATTGTTTATGACATTGTCACAGGCTGGATGGCTCCAGATACAAGACCTCCATCTCCAGAAACGCAAGAAGTTTTAAAACAACGATTACAATTCCCC attgaaaatttattttgtttggGTTCCCCATTATCAGTATTTCTTGTATTACGCACACCCTCTCCATCCAACAAAACAGATGTGATGCCTCAAGGTTTATGCAAAAgattttacaatatatttcactGGTCTGATCCTGTAGCTTATAGAATGGAGCCACTTTTAGAAAGGGGATATAGCAAAATTGAACCTGTTCTAATTCCGCCATATGGAGGAGTTGATGGTCAACAAACAGAGCAGTCACCACCAACAATGAGTAACGCTGACCAAAATTGTTCTCTTATAG ATAAtgatgaaaaagaagaaaattcagTAGATATGTCTAATCGTGCACCAGACAAAGGTTGGAGTCTTTGGGGCTTAGTCCGTGCTGGTTGGAATGTTAAAAAAGATGTTTCTGCACCTATCCAACCAGGTCAAg AATTAACAGAACGATTGGATTATGTACTTCGAGCAAGTTTAGGGAGGAATTATTTTTACACATTAGCAGCACATACAACATATTGGAGTAACTACGATGTAGCTTATTTTGTGCTAACAAGACTTTTTCCAACATTAGAAACATGA
- the LOC126878359 gene encoding dolichol kinase, producing MEFLLNKYRHLEERILQSLKDNGIKHRIKADSGLWLGTLVGLSAVLTLLKEGASYSEICLIVGLTGIGLVISSICLYLKLSTEKVTVKDFQAIYFLPAIITSLLYLLVVNKGLLVSVTWGLSIGSLGTWGILQLMSTFPCCFTIGEATAVMHGCILFLMSVVTNLPLRYHLPPIHDDDIATVILQVAMLYVISVCLISSYFPMFRLARNFYLMTITLLLIVVLPLMYILLDQNPVIWTFYFVCNKTNKIMLIGYWALCLVLGVIVVIYQVLLNLQATSSTRKMFHLLAVLVYIPGLIYERILLYLASGVIMGLFVFLELMRYLQISPLGELLQQGFSVFADEKDNLISLTPLYLLCGLSFPLWMPTNNLSLLALLSGILTVGVGDTAASFVGSRWGFHKWTNSDKSVEGTIACIFSQIGLICLLAFIGYVDNGWLFLQSLLSSIVLSFIEAQTNQVDNLALPLFMYMCLMV from the exons ATGgaatttcttttaaacaaataCAGACACTTAGAAGAAAGGATATTGCAAAGTTTGAAAGATAATGGCATAAAACATCG taTAAAAGCTGACAGTGGACTATGGCTTGGAACATTAGTAGGTTTAAGTGCAGTTTTAACTCTATTAAAGGAAGGTGCTAGTTACTCTGAAATCTGCCTCATTGTGGGTCTCACAGGAATTGGTCTTGTTATTAGTTCCATATgtttatatttgaaattgtCAACTGAGAAAGTGACAGTTAAAGATTTTCAagctatatattttttaccaGCTATAATAACATCCTTATTATACCTCCTTGTAGTAAATAAAG GATTACTGGTGAGTGTCACATGGGGCTTAAGTATCGGAAGTTTAGGAACATGGGGTATTCTTCAATTGATGTCTACATTTCCTTGTTGTTTCACAATTGGAGAAGCAACAGCAGTTATGCATGGATGTATTTTGTTTCTAATGTCTGTAGTAACAAACTTGCCACTAAGATATCATTTACCACCAATCCATGATGACGATATTGCAACAGTTATTTTACAG gTTGCAATGTTATATGTGATATCAGTGTGTTTAATATCTAGTTATTTTCCAATGTTTCGCTTAGccagaaatttttatttaatgacAATCACACTTTTATTGATTGTAGTCTTACCattaatgtatattttattggATCAAAATCCTGTAATCTGGACGTTTTACTTTGTTtgcaataaaacaaataag ATCATGTTAATTGGATACTGGGCTTTATGTTTAGTACTAGGTGTAATAGTTGTCATCTACCAGGTATTATTAAATCTCCAAGCAACATCTTCAACTCGAAAAATGTTTCACTTATTGGCTGTACTTGTGTATATACCTGGTTTAATATATGAACGCATATTGTTGTATCTAGCTAGTGGTGTAATAATGGGACTGTTTGTATTTCTTGAG TTGATGAGGTACTTACAAATATCGCCTCTTGGAGAATTATTACAGCAGGGATTTTCTGTGTTTGCTGATGAGAAAGATAATTTGATTTCTTTAACACCTCTCTATTTGCTCTGTGGTTTGTCTTTCCCACTTTGGATGCCTACCAACAATCTTTCATTATTAGCTTTGCTTAGTGGTATCTTAACAGTTGGTGTGGGTGATACTGCTGCTAGTTTTGTTGGTAGTAGATGGGGTTTTCATAAATGGACCAATTCAGATAAGTCTGTTGAAGGAACTATTGCTTGTATTTTTAGCCAAATCGGATTAATATGTCTTTTAGCATTTATAg GCTACGTAGATAATGGTTGGTTATTTTTACAAAGCTTATTATCGAGTATCGTGTTGTCATTTATTGAAGCACAAACAAATCAAGTTGACAATCTGGCATTACCATTGTTCATGTACATGTGTCTAATGGTCTAA
- the LOC126878384 gene encoding enhancer of rudimentary homolog isoform X2, with the protein MSHTILLVQPGNRPETRTYSDYESVNECMEGVCKIYEEHLKRRNPNTPTITYDISQLFDFVDQLTDLSCLVYQKSTNTYAPYNKDWIKEKIYVLLRRAAGHGK; encoded by the exons ATG TCTCACACAATATTGCTTGTACAACCAGGTAATAGACCTGAAACAAGAACATACTCTGATTACGAAAGTGTTAATGAATGTATGGAAG GTGTATGCAAGATTTATGAAGAACATTTAAAAAGGCGAAATCCAAATACGCCAACAATAACGTACGATATCAGtcaattatttgattttgttGATCAACTTACAGATTTATCATGTCTTGTTTATCAAAAATCCACAAACACATACGCCCCATATAATAAGGATTGGATTAAAGAAAAGATATATGTTTTACTACGTCGAGCTGCAGGACAtgggaaataa
- the LOC126878355 gene encoding glucose-6-phosphate isomerase, which produces MKPKPELTTEAAWTKLQQYFDINGSKIKIYDLFQQNPKRFENFSLEIPTPEDGPILLDYSKNRLTEEALQLLLELARTREIEAARDAMFNGKKINFTENRAVLHIALRNRLNKPILVDNKDVMPEVNAVLNHMKQFTNEILSKQWKGFTGKPIEDVVNIGIGGSDLGPLMVTEALKAFHVGPRVHFVSNIDGTHIAETLKKLNPETTLFIIASKTFTTQETITNATSAKIWLLDALKDPAAVARHFVALSTNNQKVKEFGIDEKNMFGFWDWVGGRYSLWSAIGLSICLSIGFENFEKLLSGAYFMDQHFCSAPLEKNAPVILALLGVWYHNFYKAETHALLPYDQYLHRFAAYFQQGDMESNGKYVTRAGKIVNYSTGPIVWGEPGTNGQHAFYQLLHQGTRLVPADFLIPIQSHNKVQGNLHHKILLANCFAQTEALMKGKNENEARTELQKAGMNPEQINLLLPHKMFEGNRPTNTILLKKITPFILGALIAMYEHKIFVQGIIWDINSFDQWGVELGKQLAKVIEPELESTQAVTNHDSSTNGLIAFAKNHSS; this is translated from the exons atgaaaccgAAACCAGAATTGACTACCGAAGCGGCATGGACTAAGTTGCAACAGTATTTTGATATTAATGgttcaaaaattaaaatatatgatcTTTTTCAACAAAATCCTAAACGCTTCGAAAACTTTAG tCTAGAAATTCCTACTCCTGAAGATGGGCCAATTTTACTTGATTATTCTAAGAATCGGCTTACTGAAGAAGCATTGCAACTTTTATTGGAATTA gCACGAACACGTGAAATAGAAGCCGCAAGAGATGCCATGTTTAatggaaagaaaattaatttcacagAGAATAGAGCAGTTTTACATATTGCTTTGCGCAATAGACTTAACAAACCAATATTAGTTGATAATAAAGATGTAATGCCAGAAGTGAATGCTGTATTAAATCACATGAAACAATTTACTAATGag attCTTTCAAAACAATGGAAAGGTTTTACTGGTAAACCAATTGAAGATGTTGTTAATATTGGAATTGGTGGTTCAGATTTG ggtCCTTTAATGGTAACTGAAGCATTAAAGGCATTTCATGTTGGACCACGAGTTCATTTTGTTAGTAACATAGATGGAACCCATATTGCTGAAACTTTGAAAAAGTTGAATCCAGAAACAACTCTTTTTATAATAGCATCGAAAACATTTACTACTCAAGAGACAATTACAAATGCCACTTCTGCTAAAATATGGCTTCTGGATGCTTTAAAAGAT cCTGCAGCAGTTGCACGTCATTTTGTTGCATTGTCTACTAATAATCAAAAAGTGAAAGAATTTGGTATtgatgaaaaaaatatgtttgGATTTTGGGACTGGGTTGGAGGACGTTATTCGTTATGGTCAGCTATTGGTTTATCAATTTGTTTGTCTATTggatttgaaaattttgaaaaattattgagCGGTGCATACTTTATGGATCAACATTTCTGTAGTGCTCCATTGGAGAAAAAT GCACCAGTTATATTAGCTCTTCTTGGAGTATGGTACCATAATTTTTACAAAGCTGAAACACATGCATTATTACCATATGATCAGTACTTACATAGGTTTGCTGCTTATTTTCAACAAGGAGATATGGAAAGTAATGGAAAATATGTTACTCGTGCAgggaaaattgtaaattacagtactg gACCAATTGTATGGGGAGAACCAGGTACTAATGGACAACATGCATTTTACCAGTTACTACATCAGGGTACTAGACTTGTCCCCGctgattttttaattccaaTACAGTCACATAATAAG GTTCAAGGAAATCTCCATCATAAAATATTGCTTGCAAATTGTTTTGCACAAACCGAAGCTTtgatgaaaggaaaaaatgaGAATGAAGCACGAACTGAATTGCAAAAAGCAGGAATGAATCCTGAGCAAATAAATCTATTATTACCACATAAGATGTTTGAGGGAAATAGACCAACCAATACTATTCTTCTTAAGAAAATAACGCCTTTTATTCTTGGAGCTTTGATTG CAATGTACGAGCATAAAATCTTCGTGCAAGGGATTATTTGGGATATCAATTCCTTTGATCAATGGGG tgTTGAATTAGGGAAGCAGTTGGCAAAGGTAATTGAACCTGAATTAGAAAGTACTCAAGCAGTTACAAATCATGATTCATCAACAAACGGATTGATCGCATTTGCTAAAAATCATAGCTCGTAA